The DNA segment TGGTCCCGCGGCGTCTGCTGGCCCAGGGTGGCGAGGTCCGCCTTGGCGTCCTGGATCTGCTGGTCCGCGTTGGCGAGGTTGCGGAGGATGTACGGCGGCAGGTAGCCCTGCACGTACGTCGGCACGACGCTGTAGCGGGTGATCCTGGGGAACGCCTTGGGGTTCTCCGCGGGCTTCCCGGTGTCGACGTGGTGCGTGACCTTCTGGCCCTTGTCCACCACGAACGGCAGCTTCTTGCCGCCCGCTTCGGTACCCGGGATGTCGGCGCCCGGGTTGTCCCACATCTGGATCCACGGGGCGCCCGGTGGGTGCTGGGGCTGGAAGGTGCGCATCGCGTTCTGGTAGCGCACGGCGACGCCCCGGTTCGCGGTGCCCTGCATGGCGCTGCGGATCGGCGCCTCGACCTCGTTCAGATGGGTCTTGTTGGCCTGCGCGGTGCCCATGAAGATGTTGCCGGCGGTGTTGTTGGCGCCCGCCACGAAGTCGCCGTTGATGGCGTGCATGGCGGTGGAGACCTGCTGGCGGTTCTCCCACAGCAGGTACTGGTCGACGAGGCGGATCTCCTCGAATCCCTCCGGGTAGCCGGGCTCCGAGCCGCCGCCCGTCTGCCTCAGCAGCTGCTCCAGGTTGACCGAGTTGCCGAGGGTGCATCCGTCCGCGTAGGTGAGGCCGTTGGAGAAGAGGGTGTCGAGCGGGGCCAGCGTGGCCACGTCGACCGCGGATGCCGTGCCGCCGCTGAAGGGGGCGAAGCGGCGCTGGACGTGGCCGGTGCCGTGACCGGCGGCCCGGGCGGTGGCCGGCGGCTCGGCCTCCTCCTCCGCGGGGCGCGTGCCGGGGCGCCGGGGGGACCCGGCGGCCGGGGCACCGGGCCGCGGGCGTGCCATGACCCGGGCGGCGTTGGCCTCCGCGGCGCGCTCGAAGCGGTCGGCGGGGTGGCTGATGCTGAGGCCCGCGCCGTTGTCGGTGCCCGCGACGGCGCCCTGCCGCTGCTGGATGACGTGGGTGAGCTCGTGGGCGAGCGTGTGCTTGTCGGCGCCGCCGTCCCCGACCACCACATGGCTGCCGGAGGTGTAGGCGCCGGCGCCCACCTCGGCGGCCGAGGCGCGGGCGGCGGGGCCGGTGTGCAGCCGGACGTCCTGGAAGTCCGCGCCGAGCCTGGCCTCCATCTCGGTGCGCAGCGCCCCGGGCAGCGGCCGTCCGGGGCCGCGCAGCACGCCCGTCACGGCCGAGCGCTGCGCGGCGGCGGCCTCCTCCTCGGCGGCGGCACGCTGCAGCGGTTCGGCCGTCCGGTGCCGGGCGTCGCGCAGCATCCGCGTCACGGCGCGGTTGCCCGCCGTGCGTTGCAGGGCCCTCAGCGCGTCGGGCGTGAGGCGGGCGGGGACGGCCGCGCCACGGCCCGCGGCAGCCTGCGTGGCGGCCGCCCCTCGGGACCGCCCCGCGCCGGGCGCCGACGCCTGCCGCTGCCTGCCCTGGGCTTCCGCTGGGCTGTGCGTGCGCATGGACTGCCTTTCCGGAGCCGGACGGAGACGAACCGCATGTCCCTCCTTGATACGGCACGACGGGTACCCGCAGGCAGAGGCGCGGGGGCAGCGATGGTGCCCGATCGGGCAGCACCGGGGGTACGGCGCGCGCCGTCAGCCCTCCGCTGGGCGGCGGGCGGGCGGCACCGGGGGAACGGCCGGCCGCCGGGCCTCCCGGGACAGGGCGGTGAGGCGGGAGAGCGCCCGGAGGTACTTCTTCCGGTAGCCCCCCGCCAGCATCTCCTCGCCGAAGAGCAGGTCCAGCCGCTCGCCCGACGCGAAGAGGGGCACCTCACGGTCGTACATCCGGTCGGCGAGGACCACGAGCCGCAGCGCCGCCGCCTGGTCGGGCACCGGCCGCACGTCCGTGAGGCAGACCGCGGAGACACCGTCGAGCAGCGCCCCGTACCGGCTCGGATGCAGCCGGGACAGGTGGTCGAGCAGCCGCGGGAAGTCGTCGAGACTGGCCCCGGGGAGGGCGTGCGCGGCGCCGGCGACCTGCTCCGGCGAGGACGGCGACGGGGACGGCTCCGGGCCGCGGTGCCGGCAGTCGGGCCCGTCGATGCGCAGCGTCCTGAACCGTGCCGCGAGGCCCTGGATCTCGCGGAGGAAGTCCCCGGCCGCGAACCGTCCCTCGCCGAGCCTGCCGGGCAGCGTGTTGGAGGTGGCGGCCAGCGCCACCCCCGCGTCGCCGAGCCTGTCGAGCAGGGACGAGACCAGGACGGTGTCCCCGGGATCGTCGAGCTCGAACTCGTCGATGCACAGCAGCCGGTGCCCGCCGAGCGCCCGCACCGTTGCCTGGAAGCCCAGCGCCCCCGCCAGGTGCGTCAGCTCGGAGAAGGTGCAGAAGGCCTTGGACGCGGCCGGCACCGGGGCGGCGTGCCAGAGGGCGGCGAGCAGGTGCGTCTTGCCGACGCCGAACCCGCCGTCGAGATACACGCCGCCCGGATCCACCCCCGGCGCCGTCCGCGCCCCGAACCACCGTCGCCGCCCCGACCGCCCCGACCGCCCCGACCGCCCCGACCGTCCGCCGCCCGCGCCGCCGACCTGCGCCGCGAAGGCGGTGAGCGCCTGCACGGCCGCAGCCTGGCTGGGGATCCCCGGATCCGGTGCGTACGTCGCGAAGCGCGCCGAGCCGAACCGCGGCGGCGGCACCAGCTCCGCGACCAGCCGGTCCGCGCCGGCCTCGGGCATCCGGGCAGCCAGGGACGCCGGCTCGGGGGCGGGCCGGGAGGCGTTCCCGGGGGTGATGCCACCGGCGGAGGTGCTTGCGGAGGCGGCATTCCCGGAGGACGCGTTGCCGGGGGAGGCGGGGGACCATGACACGCTTCCCCAGCGTAAGCACCGTGCGAGACTGCACGGCATGCGACGACTCTTCCCTGTGACCGAAGAAACACCTGGCAGGACGGGGCGTCCGGGGGTCGGCGAGGCGGTGGCGGAGGCCGGGGCCGGCGGGGAGTCCGCGGCCCGGGAGCCCGGAGTCGCAGGTCGGGACAGGGCGGCGCCGGGGACCGGTGCGGTGCCGGAGGCCGGCGTGGTGCCGGGGGCCGGGCGGGTGCCGGGCGGAGGAGCATCCGGGCGCCCCGAGCCCCCGGAAGGCTCCGG comes from the Streptomyces sp. TS71-3 genome and includes:
- a CDS encoding DUF4157 domain-containing protein; the protein is MRTHSPAEAQGRQRQASAPGAGRSRGAAATQAAAGRGAAVPARLTPDALRALQRTAGNRAVTRMLRDARHRTAEPLQRAAAEEEAAAAQRSAVTGVLRGPGRPLPGALRTEMEARLGADFQDVRLHTGPAARASAAEVGAGAYTSGSHVVVGDGGADKHTLAHELTHVIQQRQGAVAGTDNGAGLSISHPADRFERAAEANAARVMARPRPGAPAAGSPRRPGTRPAEEEAEPPATARAAGHGTGHVQRRFAPFSGGTASAVDVATLAPLDTLFSNGLTYADGCTLGNSVNLEQLLRQTGGGSEPGYPEGFEEIRLVDQYLLWENRQQVSTAMHAINGDFVAGANNTAGNIFMGTAQANKTHLNEVEAPIRSAMQGTANRGVAVRYQNAMRTFQPQHPPGAPWIQMWDNPGADIPGTEAGGKKLPFVVDKGQKVTHHVDTGKPAENPKAFPRITRYSVVPTYVQGYLPPYILRNLANADQQIQDAKADLATLGQQTPRDQKKIDELADQIANEEDAVALLRANGPSLFPTRFTCTAEYWLASYDPSAPWTVSQESQVLDAQE
- the zapE gene encoding cell division protein ZapE, with the translated sequence MPEAGADRLVAELVPPPRFGSARFATYAPDPGIPSQAAAVQALTAFAAQVGGAGGGRSGRSGRSGRSGRRRWFGARTAPGVDPGGVYLDGGFGVGKTHLLAALWHAAPVPAASKAFCTFSELTHLAGALGFQATVRALGGHRLLCIDEFELDDPGDTVLVSSLLDRLGDAGVALAATSNTLPGRLGEGRFAAGDFLREIQGLAARFRTLRIDGPDCRHRGPEPSPSPSSPEQVAGAAHALPGASLDDFPRLLDHLSRLHPSRYGALLDGVSAVCLTDVRPVPDQAAALRLVVLADRMYDREVPLFASGERLDLLFGEEMLAGGYRKKYLRALSRLTALSREARRPAVPPVPPARRPAEG